From the genome of Halobellus litoreus, one region includes:
- a CDS encoding MFS transporter — MESRKRRVLAVIAAAELLAMSLWFSATAAAPELAGEWGLTAAETAWLTIAVQLGFVAGALVSSVLTLSDVVPPRYLFAGSAVGGAACTAAIAGFVDTAMPAIVLRFLTGVTLAGVYPPGMKILTGWFRDGRGFAIGVLVGALTVGSALPHLLRALGGVGSPRVVLYGAALLATVGGLLALLVEPGPYQAPTAPFDPGAIGRMLRDRGTMLANGGYFGHMWELYAVWTWIPAYLVASIAANGGSGASSGVASLLAFSAIAVGGVGAVSAGVAADRFGRTTVTIVSMGISGVACVAAGLLFGSSLYLLAPFVLIWGVAIVADSAQFSAAVSELAEESYVGTALTLQTAIGFLLTTISIQLIPVVVDAVGWRWAFAPLAIGPAIGTLSMLRLRGLPDASKLAGGRK; from the coding sequence ATGGAGTCGCGGAAACGTCGGGTGCTGGCGGTGATCGCAGCGGCCGAACTACTGGCGATGTCGCTCTGGTTCAGCGCGACGGCCGCCGCTCCCGAGTTGGCCGGCGAGTGGGGGCTGACGGCCGCCGAGACGGCCTGGCTCACGATCGCCGTGCAGTTGGGATTCGTCGCGGGTGCGCTCGTCTCGTCGGTTCTGACGTTGTCTGACGTGGTGCCGCCTCGGTACCTCTTCGCGGGTTCGGCCGTCGGCGGTGCGGCCTGCACGGCGGCGATCGCGGGATTCGTCGACACGGCGATGCCGGCCATCGTACTGCGGTTCCTGACGGGGGTGACGCTCGCCGGCGTCTACCCCCCGGGAATGAAGATACTGACCGGCTGGTTCAGAGACGGACGTGGGTTCGCGATCGGCGTGTTAGTGGGGGCACTGACCGTCGGATCGGCGCTCCCGCACCTCCTCCGGGCGCTCGGCGGCGTCGGCAGTCCGAGAGTCGTCCTGTACGGCGCTGCCCTGTTGGCGACAGTGGGTGGATTGTTGGCGCTGTTGGTGGAACCGGGACCGTATCAGGCACCGACCGCACCGTTCGATCCCGGTGCGATCGGCCGGATGCTGCGGGACCGCGGAACGATGCTCGCGAACGGGGGGTACTTCGGGCATATGTGGGAGCTCTATGCGGTCTGGACGTGGATCCCCGCGTATCTCGTCGCGAGCATCGCCGCCAACGGCGGGAGCGGTGCGTCCTCCGGAGTGGCGTCACTGTTGGCGTTCAGTGCCATCGCAGTCGGCGGCGTCGGTGCCGTGTCCGCGGGGGTGGCCGCCGATCGGTTCGGACGAACGACCGTGACCATCGTGAGTATGGGTATCAGCGGCGTCGCCTGCGTCGCCGCGGGGCTGCTGTTCGGCTCCTCGCTGTATCTCCTTGCCCCGTTCGTGCTGATCTGGGGGGTCGCCATCGTCGCCGACTCGGCGCAGTTCTCCGCGGCGGTGTCGGAACTGGCGGAGGAGTCCTACGTCGGGACGGCGCTCACGCTGCAGACCGCGATCGGGTTTCTGCTCACCACGATATCCATCCAACTGATCCCGGTAGTCGTCGACGCCGTCGGCTGGCGGTGGGCGTTCGCTCCCCTGGCGATCGGCCCCGCGATCGGGACGCTCTCGATGCTCCGCCTCAGGGGCCTTCCCGACGCCTCGAAGTTAGCAGGCGGCCGCAAGTGA